The nucleotide window CTCGTCTACTGCGCCATCTCCGGCTTCGGGCAGACCGGGCCGATGAGCCAGGCACCCGCCTACGACCAGATCATCCAGGGCCTGTCCGGGATGATGAGCGTCACCGGCACTCCGGCGACCGCTCCGTTGCGGGTCGGGTTCCCCGTCTGCGACACGGTGGGCGGCCTGGCCGCCGCCCTGCACATCTCCGCCGCACTGGCCGGGCGCGCCCGTACGGGCCAGGGCGCCTACCTGGACGTGTCCATGCTGGAGGCCGCCATCTCCGCGATGGGATGGACGATCTCCAACTACCTCGTGAGCGGGGTCGCGCCCGAGCCCATGGGCGACCAGAACGCGACGGCGGCGCCGTCGGGCACCTTCGACACCGCGGACGGCCCGCTGAACATCGCGGCCAACCGGCAGCGGCAGTTCGAGACGCTCTGCGCCCTCGTCGACCGGCCCGAGCTCGTCACCGACCCGCGCTTCGCCGATCGCGAAGCGCGCAAGCGTCATCGCGGTGAGCTCAACGACGAGCTCAACACCGCGTTGCGCCGCCGGCCGGCGGCGGAATGGGAGCGGATCCTGGCGTCCGCCGGAGTGCCGGCCGCGCGGGTCGCCACCGTGCCCCAGACGCTCGACCTCGACCAGCTGAGCCATCGCGGGTTCCTCACCGACCTGCCGTTTCCCGGCAGCGACGGCCGTACGCTGCGCGTCGCCGGCAGCGGGGTCCTCCACGACGGCGCACCCCTGCCGCCCGTCGCTCCGCCTCCGCTCCTGGGCGAGCAGAACGCCGAACGCGAGGCGCTCGCCGCCCGCTGGGCCGCTACGGCGGAGGACGTCAGGGTGAGGGGGCCGCATGAATGACATCGACCCGACCGGGGCCGTCGCCGGCTGGTGGGCGACCGCCGTCTCCCGCATGGAACCCGGCGTCATCGAGCTGCGCGGGCATCCCGTTCAGGAGCTCATCGGGACGACGAGCCTCACCTCGATGATCTGGCTGATGCTGCGCGGCGAGCTGCCCGGCGCACGGGAGGCGGCGCTGCTCGAGGCGGCCCTCGTCGCCGGCGTCGACCACGGGCCACAGGCGCCCTCGATCGCCATCGCGCGCATGGCGGCCACCTGCGGAGTCGGGCTCAACAGCGCCGTCGCCAGCGCCGTCAACACCCTCGGCGACTCGCACGGCGGGGCCGGCGAGCAGTGTGTCGAGCTGCTCACCGAGATCCTCCAGGCCGAGGCCACCGGCATCGGCCTGGAGACCGCCGTCCGGCAGGTCATCGCGGCCCGGCCGCGCTACCTTCCCGGATTCGGGCACCGGTTCCACCCGGTCGATCCGCGCCGGGACCCGCTGCTGTCCCTGGTGGACTCCGCGGTGGCGGACGGTGTCGTCCCCGGTGACCACCTGCGGGCCGGACGGGCGGTGGAGGACATCCTCAACCGCGGGCGCGCCGAACCCGTGCCCATGAACATCGACGGCGCCACCGCCATCATCTACGCCGAGCTCGGCTTCCCGGCGCCGCTGGCCCGTGGCCTGTTCGTCCTGAGCAGGAGCATCGGCATCCTCGCGCACGCCTGGGAGGAGACCGAGCAGGGACGGCGCAACAAGGGCCCGATCCCCCGCTCGATCCTGCCCGCCCATCTTCCCTGACACGTCCGCGCGGATATCCGGCTCAGCCCGACCGGGGGTCGATATGGTGCCGATGTGAGTGATATCGGGGATTTCCGTGCAATTGACCCGGATGAGTTTGGTAAACCGCCGGTGGACATCGACACATCCGTGCCCAGCCCGGCACGCATGTACGACTACTATCTGGGCGGCAAGGACCATTTCGCCTCCGACCGGAGAGCGGCCGAGGAGATCTACACGCAGATCCCCGACCTGCCCGAAGTCGCGCGCGACAACCGTGCCTTTCTGCGGCGCGCGGTGCGAGCCCTGGCCGACGCGGGGATCCGCCAGTTCATCGACGTGGGCACCGGCCTGCCGACCCAGGGCAGCGTGCACGAGATCGCCCAGGCGATCGACCCGGCGTCGCGGATCGTCTACGTCGACAACGACCCGATCGTCCTGGCCCACGCACGCGCGCTGCTGACCAGCGCTCCCGAGGGTGCCACCGCCTATATCGACGCGGACCTGCGGAAACCCGAGGAGATCTTCGACCATCCGGACGTGCGCGCCCTGATCGACCTCGACCAGCCGGTCGGCCTGCTGATGGTCGCCGTGCTGCACTTCATCACCGACGAGGAGGACCCGCGGCGGTTGCTGTCCCGCTACCGGTCCCGGCTGGCGCCCGGCAGTCACATCGCGCTCGCGCACGCGACCAAGGAGGATCGCCCACCCGAGGCCGTCCAGAAGATGACCGACGTCTACCGGCGGGCATCGGCGCCGTTCAACTTCCGGACCAGGGAGCAGATCCTGTCGTTCTTCGACGGGACCGACCTGGTCGAACCCGGCCTGGTCCACTGCCCGGACTGGCGCCGCGAACCGGGCACGCGACCCTCGCGGTCCGCCGGATGGAACTTCGCCGGTGTCGGCGCACTGCCCGCGACCGCGCTCTAGACCAATGGTGGGGACGGGCGGAAGGTCGTGGTGGACCCGGGGCCTCCTCCTGGCCGGCGCCGCTCTGCTGCATCGTGAGCGCGGATGCTCGTCGACCCTCACGGCCTGCTGCGGCCCGAGCTCGCCGAACGGGTTCACGTGCACAAGGACGAGCTCGCCCTCGTGCTGTCACTGCTGCCGGCGCCGGCACAGTGGTCGCCGCCCTGATCAACCGGCGCCGCGACGACGGCCGCGTACGCCCGGTCGTCTCACCGCGCGGGACGACCTCCCCGTAGGGAGCCGGTACCGCGGTGGCCAGGTGGCGCCGGACCGGGTGCAGGCCGTGGCGGGATAGCGTTGGCGTTCTATGAGCGCAACCCTTGTCGCGAAGGAACTCGCCGCCGGGCACGGCGACCATGCCCTGTTCTCCGGGCTCGACCTGGTCGTCTCCCCCGGCGAGGTCATCGGCCTCGTCGGGGTCAACGGCGCGGGCAAGTCCACTCTGCTGCGCACCCTCGGAGGCCTGCTCGCCCCCGAGGACGGCTCCGTCACGCTCAGTCCCTCGTCGGCGGCCGTCGGCTATCTGCCGCAGGAAACGGAGCGGCGCGACGGTGAGACCGTGCTCGGCTTCCTCTCCAGGCGTACGGGAGTGGCGCGGGCCCAGCGGGAGCTCGACACCGCGACCGAGGGCCTGGTCGGCGGACGTGCCGGCGCCGACGACGAATACTCGGCCGCCCTGGAGCGATGGCTGGCGCTGGGCGGCGCCGACCTGGACGACCGGGCCGGCGAGGTGGCCGCGGAGCTGGGGCTGGCGGTCGCTCTCGACCAGCCGATGACCTCGCTCTCCGGCGGCCAGGCGGCACGCGCGGGGATGGCGTCGCTGCTGCTCAGCCGCTATGACATCTTCCTGCTCGACGAGCCGACCAACAACCTGGACCTCGGCGGGCTGGAGCGGCTGGAGCGGTTCGTCACGGGCCTGCGGGCCGGCACGGTGCTGGTCAGCCATGACCGTGAGTTCCTGGACCGTACGGTCACCCGGGTGGTGGAGCTGGACCTCGCGCAGCAGCAGGTGAACGTCTACGGCGGCGGCTACGCGGGATACCTGGCCGAGCGTGAGGTCGCGCGCCGGCACGCGCGGGCCGAGTACGAGGAGTACGCGGGCCGGGTCGGCTCGCTGGAGGACCGTGCCCGTACTCAGCGGGACTGGGCGGCCAAGGGCGTCAGGAACGCCAGGAAGAAGGCCAGGGGCGCCAACGGGGGCGACAACGACAAGGTCGGCCGGAACTTCCGCGTCGACGCGAGCGAGAAGCAGGCCTCCAAGGTCCGGCAGACCGAACGCGCGATCGAGCGCCTCGACGTGATCGAGGAACCCCGTAAGGAGTGGGAGCTCCGGATGGAGATCGCCGCCGCTCCCCGTGCCGGTGCCCTGGTCGCGACCCTGCGCTCCGCGGTGGTACGGCTCGGAGCCTTCACCCTGGGCCCCGTCGACCTGCAGATCGGCTGGGCCGAGCGGGTGGCGATCACCGGAGCGAACGGAGCCGGCAAGTCGACGCTGCTGGCGGCGTTGCTGGGCCGGACCCCTCTCACCGAGGGCCACGCCTCGCTCGGTCCCGGTGTGGTCGTCGGCGAGGTCGACCAGGCGCGTGCCCTGTTCCTCGGCGAGATGCCGCTGCTGGACGCCTTCGGCGCGGTGGTCCCGGAGCTGCCGCCGGCCGAGATCCGTACCCTGCTGGCGAAGTTCGGCCTCCGTGCCGAGCACGTGACCCGCCCGGCGGCGACGCTGTCCCCCGGCGAGCGCACCCGTGCGGCCCTCGCCCTGCTCCAGGCGCGTGGCGTGAACCTGCTCGTCCTGGACGAGCCCACCAACCACCTGGACCTTCCGGCGATCGAACAGCTGGAGTCCGCGCTCGACTCTTATCCCGGCACTCTGCTGCTGGTGACCCACGACCGCCGCATGATCGACGCGGTGCACACCACCCGCCGTCTGCGGGTCACCGACGGCCGCGTCACCGAGACGGACCCGGGCTGACGGACTCGCCGGTGGCCGCACGGCGTCCGCCGGCACAACCGGCCGTACGGGCGTACCGGCGCGGCCACCGGCCGGTCGCTCAGCTCGCGGCCACGAGACGCTGGCGCTGCCGGCCGAGACCGTCGATCTCCAGCTCCATGACGTCGCCCGCGGTGAGATAGGGAAAACGTCCGGAGAGTGCGACGCCCTCGGGGGTTCCGGTCAGGATGACGTCTCCCGGTTCGAGCACGAGGTACCGGGACAGGTCGAAGACGATCTGCGCGACCGAGAAGATCATGTCCCCGGTGGTGGAGTCCTGGCGAGGCTCGCCGTTGACCCAGGAGCGGAGCCCGAGCCCGTGTGGGTCCACCTCGTCGGCCGGGATCAGCGCCGGTCCCAGCGGGCAGAACGTCGCGCACGACTTGCCCTTGGACCACTGGCCGCCGGACAGGTCCATCTGCAACCTCCGTTCGGAGACGTCGTTGCCCACCGTGTAGCCGGCGACGTGTCCGAGGGCCTCCTCGGCGGAGCCGAGATACTGGGCGCGGCGGCCGATGACGGCGGCCAGTTCCACCTCCCAGTCCGTCGTGGTGCCGCCCCGTGGGATGGTCACCGGGTCGTCGGGGCCGACGACGGTGTTGGGGTGCTTGAAGAACACGATTGGCTGTTCGGGCGGGGCGTTCCCGGACTCGGCGGCGTGGGCCGCGTAGTTCTGGCCGATGCAGATGACGGCCGCGGGCCGCGCGATCGGCGGGCCCGTACGCAGCGCCTCGGCGCCGTCCAGCAGCGGCAGCCCGCCCTCGCGCAGGGCGGCTCGGGTGCGTTCGACGCCGCCGGCGGCGAGAAAGGCGCCGTCGATCTCCGTGGTGACCGGCGACAGGTCGTGGACGGCTCCCTCATGCCGTACGGCGGGCCGTTCCTGTCCCGCCGGGCCGAGACGAAGTAGTTCCATGATTCACGTTCCTCGTGGTCGGGGTCGATCGCGTCGCGCCGTGTCGTGTCGTGTCATGTCGTGTCGGTGAGGACATCGGTAGTCGACATTCGGCTCAAAGCGTGCCAGAGACCGTTTCCAGGCCACGACCAGGGCCGGCCGGTCCCGACCACCACGACTTTTCATACTTTGGTATTGCCGGGTGCCGACCCCTCGGCCGATGCGGTCGCGGATGGGGCAGGGAAGCCTCTGCGCCATGAAGAAACCCGAGAATGGCCGGCTGGCGTGGCCGGTGGTCGTGCTGGTCGCCGTCGCGCTGGCCGGCGCCGTATCGACGGCAGCGGCCGGTGCGATGACCGGTGGCCGGACCGGTCAGGACCCACACGGCGATCCGGCCGGGCAGCGGCGGTTCGCGAAGTTCTACGGGCAGGCGGTGACCTGGACCTCCTGTGACATTGAGGCGATCCCGCTGCAGTGCGCGCGGGTGCGGGTGCCGGTGGACTGGTCCCGGCCGGACGGGCCGGTGGTGTCATTGGCGGTGAGCCGGCACCTGGCCACCGGGAGCCGTCGCGGTTCCCTCCTGCTGGATCCGGGCGGTCCCGGGGCCTCCGGAGTCGACTTCGTGCCCCAGGCCGTGGGCGGGATCGGCGCGGACCTCGTCGCCGCCTATGACCTGGTCGGCTGGGATCCGCGCGGCTCGGGCAGGTCGCACCCGCTGACGTGCCCAGCCGGTGCGGACGCCGCGTTCGCCTCGGCCGACGGCTCACCGGACACCCTGCGCGAACGCCGGGCGTACGAGACGGCGGCAGCCGGCTGGGCGCGGGCGTGCATGCGTGCCTCTGGGCCGCTGTTCGCGCATGTGGACTCTCTCAGCACCGCACGCGACATGGACGTGCTGCGGGCCGTCCTGAAGGAAGACAGGCTGGACTACGCCGGATACTCGTACGGGACCGTGCTCGGCTACCACTACGCCGACCTGTTCCCGTACCGGGTGGGGCGGATGGTCCTCGACAGCGCCGGGGACCCCACGCTCGACTACCGGGCGTGGATGCGGGGCAACACCTCCGCCAAGGAGGACGCCCTGAACGGTTATCTGCGGTCGTGTGACGACCGCGCCGGGTGCCCGTTTCACGGCATGACCGCGGCCCGGGCACGCGACTGGCTGCTCGCGCTGCTCAAGCAGGCCGACACCACGCCGCTGCCGGTCACCGGCGGCGGCACCGTCACCCAGTCGATGCTCTACGACGCCGTGTACGGCCAGCTCATCCAGCCCCACACGTGGGCGCGGCTCGACCAGGTGCTGGCCGCGCTGCGGCACGGGGATGCCGGGCCGGCGTTGGAGGCCTCCGGCGAGAAGGACACCGACCCACCCATCACGATCGCCAACGCCGCGCCGCTCTGCCTGGACCTGCCGGACCACCGGGACGCGCGCCAGGTCATGGCCGACGCGCGACGCGGTGAGCGGCGGCAGCCCGTGTTCTCGCGGCCGACGATCGCCGGCACCAACACCGTCTGCGCACGCTGGCCGGTGCCGCCGGTGGTACGGCCGCATCCGGTCGGGGCGTACGGCGCCGCGCCGATCCTCGTGGTCGGCATCACGCACGACACGGCCGGTCCGTACGCCTGGGCCCGGTCACTCTCCCGGCAGCTGACCAGCGGGCGGCTACTGACCTACGACGGGTACGGCCACGGTGCCGTCATCGCGAGCGCCTGCGCCCGGACGGCGGAGGGCCGGTATCTGATCGGCGGAGTGCTGCCCGCGCCCGGTACGGTCTGCCGTACCTGAGCGGACCGGCCCGAGGCGGGTCATGGTGTGTCCGGGCCTCAGGCCGGCTCGGAGTCGTGCACGATGAGCGCGACCTCGACCCGGTTGCCGACGCCGAGCTTGCTCAGCACGCTCGAGACATGGGTCTTGACCGTGGCCGTGCTGAGGAACAGCTCGGCACTGATCTCGGCGTTCGACCTGCCACGGCCGACGGCGTACGCGACGTCACGTTCGCGGTCGCTGAGCCGGGCGAGCGCCTCCCGTGCACGTGACCGGCGCTCGGCCCGGGCGGGATCGCTGATCTGGGCGAGCAGCCGCCGGGTGACCGCCGGGGACAGCATGGCGTCTCCGCCGGCCACGGTCTCGATCGCACGGAACAGCTCATCGGGCGCGCAGTCCTTGAGCAGGAAGCCGGCGGCTCCGGCCCGAAGCGCCCGCATGACGTACTCGTCCGCGTCGAAGGTGGTGAGGATGATGATCCTCGGCGCCGCGGCCCGGACACAGAGCCGCTCCGTCGCGGCGAGGCCGTCCATCCCCGGCATCCTGATGTCCATCAGCACGATGTCGGGGTGATACCGGTCCACCGCCGCGATGACCTGGGCGCCGTCGCCGGCGGTGGCCACCACCGACGTGCCGTCGTTGGCGGACAGCATGGTGGTGAGGGCCGAGCGGACGAACGCGTCGTCGTCGGCGACGAGCACACGCACCGGCCGGTCCGTGGACACCATTCCTACTCCCGAAGAGGCAGCCAGGCGGCGAGCCGGAACTCGTCTTTCGCGGTCCATCCGTACTCCAGCCGTCCGCCGACGAGCCTAGCCCGTTCGGACAGGCCTACGAGCCCTTGGCCGGCGCCTGGAATCGGCGAGGCCAGGTCCGCGCGAGCCGTCCCGCGCGGATTGCGGACCTCGACGTCCAGGCCGGTACCGAGCGACGCCCTGACCGTGACCGCGGCGCCCGGTGCGTGCTTGCGCGCGTTCGTCAGTCCCTCCTGCACCACGCGATAGGCCGTCCGGCCGACGTGTGCCGGAACATCGCCGTACGCGTCGCCGGGGTCCTCATGCAGTGACACGGCCATGCCCGCCCGTACGGACTCCTCGACGAGCCGGCGCAGGTCGGCCAGCGTGGGCTGCGGGACCAGGGGCGAGGTCTCGTTCTCCCCCGCCCGGAGTACCCCGATCACCCCGCGCAGGTCCTCCAGTGCCTGGTGTGCGCTGGTACGGATCAGCGCGGCGGACTCGGCGACGGCGTCGTCCTGCCGCCGGCTGACCTGCAATGCGCCGGCCTGCAGGCTGATCAGCGAGATCCGGTGGGCCAGGACGTCATGCATCTCCCGTGCGATACGGGCGCGCTCGCCGCTCCGCGCCTGCTCGATCCGCAACCGCTGCTCGGCCTCGGCCTTGTCGGCCCGCTCCCGCAGGGACGCGACCAGCTGGCGCCGCGCCCGGATGTACAGCCCCCAGGCGATGACGATCACGAGCAGAAGCGCCGAATTGACGGCGCCGTTTCCGTCGCCGCGCTCCGAAGAGATCTTCAACGTGAACCGGGGAACGGAGAGCTCGTCGACATAGCGCGTCACCGTGGCGGCCACCAGGACGAGGGCGACCGCGATGAGCGGGCGTACGGGTCTGCGGCTGGCGACGGTGCCCAGACAGACCAGTGCCGGGACCTGTGCCGCCGGAGTGAGACAGGTGAGCACGCCCAGCACGACGGCGATCGGAACGGGCCACCGACGCCGCCACCACAGCGCCAGGCAGGCGGCCGCCGCGGCGGCGGTGTCGGCGACCTCGGCCAGGGAGGACGTCGCCGACCGAAGCTGAGATCCGACCAGACCGACGGCGATCAGCACGCTGACGCCGAACCAGGCGGCGTCGGCGATCCGCCCGCGTGCGCGTCCCAGGACGCGGGCCGAAGTGCGGGCGAAGGTCGCCACGGGCCGCGTGTTCACCTGTCCACCGCCCTGACGCTCACAACTGTCCACCGTAGGCGCCGGCACGGGGCTCCCACCCGAATCCCGGATCATTCCCACGGTCGCGCCGACGGGTACGCCTCATGCGCCGGGGCGTCAGCGCGACAGCTTGCGCTCCCGCTGTCTCTGTTTGCGCTCGAGCCGGCGCCGGGCGCGTTCCAGCCGGGGATCAGGTGCCTCCGCACCGGCGGGACGCCGCTGGACCTGGACACTCCCGCAGAACGCCAGGCCGGTGATCGTGACGCGGGGCGCACCGGGTGTTCCCGGCCCCTCGCCGTGATGGTCGAAGCCGCCGATGATCCCGGTGCCGCCGATGTGGACATCGGCGTCCTCGGGCACCACGACGGTGATGGTGCCGATGATCGCGGTGGCGTGGATGGTCGTCTCGCCGTCGATGAACCGCGCCTGACGGAGGTCGATCTCGCCGTTGCCGATCACCGCCAGCCCGCGGAAGGCGCGCCCCACCATCCACCGGCCCCCGCGCTCGAACCCGGCGATGATCCCGACGTCTCTCGTCGAGGTGGGTGTCGCGCCTGCCTCGCCGGCCGGCCGTGGTGGAGAAACCCTCAGGTCGTGCGTGAGCGTCGTGAGCTCGGCGCCGGTCCTGGCGGCGTAGGCCGCGGCCAGCCGCTCCTCCAGCTCCGGCATCGTGAGCCGGCCCTCCGCGAACGCCGCCCGCAGCGCGACCGTGACGCGCTCGCGGTCGTCATCGGACGCTCGGACGCCGGGTACGGCCGGGCGATTCTCGGGCCCCACGGCCTCGGGCGAGTCTCCCACGCGGCGAGCTTACGGCGCGGGCGCCGCACAGTCACGAGGGCCGTCCGCGCCGCCGGACCGCCGGTCAGACCCTTGTGCACCGGTTCGTCAGCTCACGATCTGGGTGACCTCGCAGCCGGCGAACCGGTCCGGCTGCTCCGGGAGACCCGTGAGGTCGGAGATGCAGTGGTCGGTGCCATCGCCGCCGTCGACGGTGCCGCCGCCCCGGCCGGTGAGCTGGTCACCGCCGCCCAGGCCCTGGAGCACGTCGTGGCCGCCCACGGCCGTGAGGGTGTTCGGGCCCGCGTTGCCGGTCAGTACGTCGTCCCGGATGGTGCCCTGGAGGTTCTCCACATCCGCGCCGATGGTGTCACGGGACCCCGCGGGGCCGTCCTCCGAGCCGCCGTCGTCGCCCGGCGCGCCGTCCAGATCGGCACGTACGCCGGTCCTGATCGACGTTTCGGAGTAGTCGGCGGTGTCGGACCCGCCGCCGCCCAGCAGCACGTCCGCGCCGAACTCGCCGGTCAGCAGGTCATCCCCCGAGCCGCCGACGAGGCGGTCGTCGCCCGCGCCGCCCATGAGGTGCGCGCCGAGGCTCGTCGTGTTCGTGATGACGTCGTCGCCGTCCAGGCCGCGTACGACGATGGAGAAGTTGGATGAGGCACACCGCGCCTGGTGCGCGGTCACCATCGTGCATCCGGCACCCGCGGTGAAGGTCGCGGTGGTGTCGGTGACCGTGAGGAACCCACTGCCGGCGGCGATGGTGATGTGGTCGTCCACGCCCACCGGCGCGTCGTACTTCAGGACCCCCGCGGCGCGCACGACGCCGGGCTGGCAGTCGCCGTAGCAGGGCTTCGCCGTCGCGGCCGGTACGGACAGCGCGCCCGGCAGGGCCGCCAGCGCCGCCGCACCCCCGGCGACGCGTATCGCGTCGCGCGAGAAACGGTGCTTTCGCCTGTGAACGGACATGGAATCCCCCTCGTCTCGGCAGGGACCCCGGTGCCTCGACCGGCGATCCCGCACTTCCACAGCTGAGGCGTTCCATCCCGTTCCACGCCACCGTCTCGCCCGCGGCGAGCCCTGCGCCGTCATCGGCTACATCGCGGTGAGCAGCTTCCGCATCGCCCGGATCTCGGCGGACTGGGCGGTCACGATGCTGCCCGCCATGGCCCTGGCCTCCGCGTCGGAGCCGCGGGCCTGTTCGGTCCTGGCCATGGTGACGGCGCCGTGGTGATGTTCGATCATCATCCGCAGGAACGCCTCGTCGAACCGCTCGCCGGACAGCGCGCCGAGCCTCTTCATGTCCGCGTCGGACATCATCCCGTCGCCCATGTGCATGCCGCCTGGCGAGGGCATGGGTGTCCCCCATTCCTTCAGCCAGCCGGTCATCGCATGGATCTGCGGGTCCTGGTCCCGCGCGATCCGGGCGGCGAGCCGCCTGACCTTCGAGGAGGACGCCCTTTGGGCCGCCTGCTCGGCCATGGCGACCGCCTGTTGATGGTGCGGAATCATCATCTGCACGAACCTCGCGTCCTGGGCGTTGTGCCCGGCCGTCGCCGCCACGGAACCGGCGCCCCTGGGGTGGCCGGCCGTCGAGTGGCCCGCGTCCTTTTCGTCCACGCCGCCGCAGGCGCCGAGAGCGAGCGCGGCGACCAGCACGGACATCGTTCGTTTCATGCGTGTAGACATTCCGCTCCCACGCTGCGCCGAACCAGGCGGCCTTTCGCGCCGGCGAGGCACCCGGCCATCGGCTCGGTGACCCGGCATGGACCGGGCCCGCGTACGGAGCGCCGGCTACGGCATGCGCCGCAGGGTCAGCAGGGCGATGTCGTCGCGTACCGTCTCACGGCCGACGAGCGCCGCCATCACCGACGCGCAGACCGTGTCGGGCGGCCCGGGTACGACGGACTCACACAGGCGGGCCAGGTTGGTCTCGACCGTGGTATCCCGGCGTTCGATGAGACCGTCGGTGTAGAAGCACAGCACGGAACCCGGGGGGATCGGCACTCTGGTCGACCGGCGTCGCGGGACCTCGTCGACCCCGATCAGGATGCCCTGGTCGATCTCCAGCAGGGTGGCGGCACATCCGGGGGCGGCGAGCACCGGAGGCCAGTGACCGGCCGAGGCGATCCGCGCCGACTCCAGTTCGGGGTCACAGACGGCGTACAGCACAGTGGCCATGATGCCGCCCTCGAAATGCTGCATCTTCCGATCGAGCTTGTCGAGCACCTCTGCCGGATCGTCGAACTCGAGCGCGTAGGCGCGGAGCGCGCTGCGCATGCGACCCATGATCACGGCGGCACGCAGTCCCTGGCCGGCCACATCCCCCATCACCACGCCCAGCTCACCGGACGGAAGCGTGAACACGTCGTACCAGTCTCCGCCGACGATGGCCGTCCCCGGGCTGTACCGGGCGGCCATCTCGATGCCGGGGATCACCGGCAACGCCGCAGGCACCAGGCTGCGCTGGAGCTCCCTGACCGCCGCCCGTTCGGACCCGGCGCGCAGCGAACGCGCGGCCATCGCCGCACGGTCGGCGGCGAGCCGGAGGAACTCCACCTCATCGGGGGTGAACCGGCGGCCGGTGAACGTACCGACGTGAAGCACACCCAGCAGGTCGCCTCCGATCAGCAGCGGCGTACCCAGCAACGAACGTATGCCGCGCTGCACCAGGAGCGGATTGACGACGTCCGCGCTGTCGATGTCCTCGATGATCACCGGACGACGTTCGGCGGCGACCCGCCCGGCGAAGCCCCTGCCCACGGGGACCTGAACGCTCTGGCGGACCTCTTCCTCTATCCCACGGGCGGCGACCGCGACCAGCCGGCGGCCGGAGTCGTCGAGCAGCAGCACGACAGCGGTGTCGACCTGGAGGATCTCGCGGACCCGTTCGAGGAGCTCGCCCAGCAGACCCTCGTCGTCCAGGTGCGAGAGCGCGGCATCAGTGATCGCCTGGATCTGCTGGAGCCTGACCTCGGCGGTAGCCGACAAGTCGGTGGGTGTCGTCACAGACCAAAGCCTACGGCTCGCCCCAGGTCCGAGCTCTCCCCAGCATCGGCGGTCACCGGATACCAGGCGGCCGTCAGCCGGCCGGTGCCTGCCCCCCGGGGTCCCGCCGGGTCGCCGAGACGACGGCGCTGCCGTCACGGACGGCACTGATGGCGGCCTCGACGGTGTCGCACACCGCGACGACCCGGACCAGCTGGGTGATCTGCAGGACGTTGCGAGCCTGGGGCGATGGCGCGGCCATGGCCAGCGAACCATCGTGGGGACGGAGCCGGTGCACCATGCCGACGATGACCCCCAGGCCGATGGAGTCGATGAAGTCCACACCACTCAGGTCGAGCACGAGCCGATGACGGCCTTCGTCGACGAGACGAACCAGCTGGTCGCGGAGTGGTGGCGTGGTCTCCACGTCCATCGGCCCGCTGATCGTCAACACGGCGATGCCGTCGTCGGTGACGGTCGACTCGACGCTGAGATCCATGCATCCTCCAGCGACTAGGTGTTCTGTCCCGTGAGGTTGGGGATGCGGCTGGCGGGTGGTTGGCCTTTCAGTGCGGTGTGTCCGCGGTGGTGGTTGTAGGCGTGCAGCCAGTCGGGGAAGGCTTGGCGTCGTTCGGTCTCTGATCGGTAGGGGCGGGCGTAGGCCCATTCCTCCA belongs to Actinoallomurus bryophytorum and includes:
- a CDS encoding fumarylacetoacetate hydrolase family protein, with product MELLRLGPAGQERPAVRHEGAVHDLSPVTTEIDGAFLAAGGVERTRAALREGGLPLLDGAEALRTGPPIARPAAVICIGQNYAAHAAESGNAPPEQPIVFFKHPNTVVGPDDPVTIPRGGTTTDWEVELAAVIGRRAQYLGSAEEALGHVAGYTVGNDVSERRLQMDLSGGQWSKGKSCATFCPLGPALIPADEVDPHGLGLRSWVNGEPRQDSTTGDMIFSVAQIVFDLSRYLVLEPGDVILTGTPEGVALSGRFPYLTAGDVMELEIDGLGRQRQRLVAAS
- a CDS encoding CaiB/BaiF CoA transferase family protein, which encodes MQERPLSGVRVLDLTNVLAGPYCSYQLMLLGAEVVKIEVPGQGDLARRLGPDPELNEAGLGTSFLAQNAGKKSVELDLKSPADRDAFVDLVRGADVLLENFRAGTLARLGFGWPRLRELNPRLVYCAISGFGQTGPMSQAPAYDQIIQGLSGMMSVTGTPATAPLRVGFPVCDTVGGLAAALHISAALAGRARTGQGAYLDVSMLEAAISAMGWTISNYLVSGVAPEPMGDQNATAAPSGTFDTADGPLNIAANRQRQFETLCALVDRPELVTDPRFADREARKRHRGELNDELNTALRRRPAAEWERILASAGVPAARVATVPQTLDLDQLSHRGFLTDLPFPGSDGRTLRVAGSGVLHDGAPLPPVAPPPLLGEQNAEREALAARWAATAEDVRVRGPHE
- a CDS encoding citryl-CoA lyase, with amino-acid sequence MNDIDPTGAVAGWWATAVSRMEPGVIELRGHPVQELIGTTSLTSMIWLMLRGELPGAREAALLEAALVAGVDHGPQAPSIAIARMAATCGVGLNSAVASAVNTLGDSHGGAGEQCVELLTEILQAEATGIGLETAVRQVIAARPRYLPGFGHRFHPVDPRRDPLLSLVDSAVADGVVPGDHLRAGRAVEDILNRGRAEPVPMNIDGATAIIYAELGFPAPLARGLFVLSRSIGILAHAWEETEQGRRNKGPIPRSILPAHLP
- a CDS encoding ABC-F family ATP-binding cassette domain-containing protein, producing the protein MSATLVAKELAAGHGDHALFSGLDLVVSPGEVIGLVGVNGAGKSTLLRTLGGLLAPEDGSVTLSPSSAAVGYLPQETERRDGETVLGFLSRRTGVARAQRELDTATEGLVGGRAGADDEYSAALERWLALGGADLDDRAGEVAAELGLAVALDQPMTSLSGGQAARAGMASLLLSRYDIFLLDEPTNNLDLGGLERLERFVTGLRAGTVLVSHDREFLDRTVTRVVELDLAQQQVNVYGGGYAGYLAEREVARRHARAEYEEYAGRVGSLEDRARTQRDWAAKGVRNARKKARGANGGDNDKVGRNFRVDASEKQASKVRQTERAIERLDVIEEPRKEWELRMEIAAAPRAGALVATLRSAVVRLGAFTLGPVDLQIGWAERVAITGANGAGKSTLLAALLGRTPLTEGHASLGPGVVVGEVDQARALFLGEMPLLDAFGAVVPELPPAEIRTLLAKFGLRAEHVTRPAATLSPGERTRAALALLQARGVNLLVLDEPTNHLDLPAIEQLESALDSYPGTLLLVTHDRRMIDAVHTTRRLRVTDGRVTETDPG
- a CDS encoding SAM-dependent methyltransferase — encoded protein: MDIDTSVPSPARMYDYYLGGKDHFASDRRAAEEIYTQIPDLPEVARDNRAFLRRAVRALADAGIRQFIDVGTGLPTQGSVHEIAQAIDPASRIVYVDNDPIVLAHARALLTSAPEGATAYIDADLRKPEEIFDHPDVRALIDLDQPVGLLMVAVLHFITDEEDPRRLLSRYRSRLAPGSHIALAHATKEDRPPEAVQKMTDVYRRASAPFNFRTREQILSFFDGTDLVEPGLVHCPDWRREPGTRPSRSAGWNFAGVGALPATAL